One genomic segment of Candidatus Kryptonium sp. includes these proteins:
- a CDS encoding UvrD-helicase domain-containing protein yields MKDFLKDLNNQQREAVKWVNGPILILAGPGSGKTRVLTYKIAYLLSLGVRPWEILALTFTNKAANEMKERAVKLVGDVAKNVTIGTFHSVFAKILRYEAEKLGYTKGFTIYDQDDSLSLIKSVIKELNFSEDSINPSVAQAKISNIKNALISPELFLTLAENQFDVKIGQIYKSYQSSLFQRNAMDFDDLLIKSIELFERYPDVLEKYQTKFKYILVDEYQDTNRVQYILLKMLSAKHRNLCVIGDDAQSIYSWRGAEIRNILDFKSDFPDCKIFKLEQNYRSTKKILRAADSVIKNNTEQILKNLWTENSEGEPIVVLECKDDRDEAEKVVYFIKEEIRKNKYNLRDFVILYRTNAQSRSFEDELRRQGFPYTIVGSVAFYKRKEVKDLLAYLKVIVNPRDDESLLRIINFPNRGIGEVTIERIKSFASAKGISLFEAMCRAYAIPGLTDRARKSIHNFCDLIGKYIDLKNKISASELVRALVDDIGLIRYYKQEGTPESQQRIENIEELLSAITEFSIQNPDDGAIERFLEEVSLIADIDTWENKRDAITLMTLHSAKGLEFPVVFITGLEEGLFPIASSFYNTKELEEERRLFYVGITRAMKKLYFSYAKRRMRAGNIFESKRSRFLDEVPEDLVVYHHSKSERKERYYESKANNLKTSIPNLVPGLLVEHEIFGIGVVREVSGYADNTRVVVDFHNFGRKLLLLKYANLKIVSF; encoded by the coding sequence ATGAAAGATTTTTTGAAAGATCTTAACAATCAGCAAAGAGAAGCTGTAAAGTGGGTAAACGGACCTATTTTGATACTAGCTGGACCGGGGAGCGGAAAAACGAGAGTTTTAACTTACAAGATTGCATATCTTTTATCGCTCGGCGTTAGACCTTGGGAAATACTTGCCTTGACATTTACGAACAAGGCAGCTAACGAGATGAAAGAACGTGCAGTTAAACTTGTTGGAGATGTTGCTAAAAATGTCACGATTGGGACTTTTCATTCCGTGTTTGCGAAAATTTTAAGATATGAAGCTGAGAAACTTGGTTATACTAAAGGTTTTACAATCTACGATCAGGACGATAGTTTGAGCTTAATAAAAAGCGTGATCAAAGAACTTAACTTTTCAGAGGACAGCATAAATCCATCGGTTGCTCAAGCGAAAATAAGTAATATAAAAAACGCCCTAATTTCCCCAGAACTTTTCTTAACACTTGCAGAAAACCAATTTGATGTTAAAATTGGTCAAATTTACAAATCTTATCAATCTTCTCTCTTCCAGAGGAACGCGATGGATTTTGATGACCTTTTGATCAAATCAATTGAACTTTTTGAGAGATATCCAGATGTGCTTGAAAAATACCAGACGAAGTTTAAGTATATACTCGTTGATGAATATCAAGACACAAATCGCGTTCAATATATCTTGTTGAAGATGCTTTCTGCGAAACATAGAAACTTGTGTGTCATTGGAGATGATGCTCAAAGTATTTATTCGTGGCGTGGTGCTGAAATAAGAAACATACTTGATTTCAAGTCAGATTTCCCAGATTGCAAGATCTTCAAACTTGAGCAAAACTATCGTTCAACTAAGAAAATTCTTAGAGCAGCGGATTCCGTTATAAAAAACAACACTGAACAAATACTTAAAAACCTGTGGACTGAAAACAGCGAAGGTGAGCCAATAGTTGTGCTTGAGTGCAAGGACGACCGAGATGAAGCAGAAAAGGTCGTTTATTTTATCAAGGAAGAAATTCGCAAAAATAAGTATAATCTTCGTGATTTCGTAATTCTCTATAGAACAAACGCACAATCAAGATCATTTGAAGATGAACTGCGTCGCCAGGGTTTTCCATATACGATCGTTGGTAGCGTTGCTTTCTATAAAAGAAAGGAAGTTAAAGATTTGCTCGCCTATCTCAAAGTTATTGTTAATCCAAGAGATGATGAAAGTTTGTTAAGAATAATAAACTTTCCAAACCGTGGTATTGGTGAGGTCACTATAGAACGGATTAAATCTTTCGCAAGCGCAAAGGGGATATCACTTTTTGAAGCAATGTGCCGGGCATATGCGATCCCAGGGCTTACCGATAGGGCGAGGAAAAGTATACATAATTTTTGTGATTTGATCGGTAAATACATTGATTTGAAAAATAAAATAAGTGCAAGTGAACTTGTTAGAGCCCTCGTTGATGATATCGGCCTTATCAGATATTATAAACAAGAAGGAACGCCGGAATCTCAACAAAGAATTGAAAACATAGAAGAGCTTTTATCTGCGATAACCGAATTTTCAATTCAAAATCCAGATGATGGGGCGATTGAAAGGTTTCTTGAGGAAGTTTCCTTGATAGCTGACATTGATACATGGGAAAATAAAAGAGATGCGATAACTTTGATGACGCTTCATAGTGCAAAAGGACTTGAATTCCCAGTCGTTTTTATCACAGGACTTGAAGAGGGACTTTTCCCAATTGCAAGCTCTTTTTATAATACGAAAGAACTTGAGGAAGAAAGACGGCTTTTCTATGTTGGAATAACACGAGCGATGAAAAAACTTTATTTTTCATATGCGAAAAGAAGAATGAGGGCTGGAAATATATTTGAATCAAAAAGATCAAGATTCCTTGACGAGGTTCCTGAAGACCTTGTTGTATATCATCACTCAAAGAGCGAGCGAAAGGAAAGGTATTATGAGAGCAAAGCAAACAATCTTAAAACATCAATTCCAAATCTTGTCCCAGGATTGCTCGTTGAGCATGAAATTTTCGGAATCGGTGTTGTAAGAGAGGTATCTGGATATGCAGACAATACTCGCGTTGTTGTTGATTTCCACAACTTCGGGCGAAAGCTTTTGCTTTTGAAATATGCAAATTTGAAAATTGTAAGTTTTTAA
- a CDS encoding methyltransferase domain-containing protein: MRLGEEIKLPTLGGTNSTKLLCSKIEIKEGSNVLIASVNLRDSVVYIAKNFKCNVYGIHELPYIVVSAKSEVANAGLEEFVKIKLMSPVSLDFKNETFDLIISEGILSQYKKSKILKEFSRVLKSESFIGIADFYWKKTPVPTYVQDAWYVEGGAIETLEEKLKILKDYGFEPVFVEDISNELVKYYSKFRSIIKTSLKERKFTKDEFKDVKKFKHEVSVFLDQGGDKWMGYVAIVAKKWKNL, from the coding sequence ATGAGACTTGGCGAAGAGATAAAACTTCCAACTCTCGGGGGAACAAACTCAACGAAGCTTTTATGCTCCAAGATTGAAATAAAGGAAGGATCAAATGTTTTAATTGCAAGTGTAAACTTAAGGGATAGCGTTGTATACATCGCGAAAAATTTCAAGTGCAATGTCTATGGCATACATGAATTGCCTTATATTGTCGTGTCTGCGAAAAGCGAAGTAGCAAACGCTGGGCTTGAAGAGTTCGTGAAGATCAAACTTATGAGCCCGGTTTCACTTGATTTCAAGAATGAAACTTTTGACCTGATAATATCAGAAGGAATTTTGAGTCAATATAAAAAAAGCAAGATTTTGAAAGAATTTAGTAGGGTCTTAAAAAGTGAATCCTTCATCGGGATAGCTGATTTTTATTGGAAGAAAACACCAGTGCCAACTTATGTGCAAGATGCTTGGTATGTTGAAGGTGGTGCTATTGAGACGCTTGAGGAAAAATTAAAAATTTTGAAAGATTATGGATTTGAACCTGTATTCGTTGAGGATATCAGCAACGAACTTGTAAAATATTATTCAAAATTTAGAAGCATAATCAAAACCTCGCTGAAGGAGAGAAAATTTACCAAAGACGAATTCAAGGATGTCAAGAAGTTCAAGCATGAAGTTAGTGTTTTCCTGGATCAAGGCGGGGACAAATGGATGGGATATGTTGCTATAGTCGCGAAAAAGTGGAAAAACCTTTGA
- a CDS encoding (2Fe-2S)-binding protein, with translation MPVLNLHKLNIELNCHYGETIFDVAIRNSVPLAESCGGSKICGHCRVVVIQGAENLSKPDSEEAKLMQEKKFLDNERLACSAKIYGDVKITTSYW, from the coding sequence ATGCCAGTGTTAAATTTACATAAATTGAACATTGAATTAAATTGTCATTACGGCGAAACAATTTTTGATGTCGCTATTAGAAATTCAGTTCCACTTGCTGAATCATGCGGAGGCAGTAAAATTTGTGGGCACTGTCGTGTTGTTGTAATTCAAGGAGCTGAAAATTTATCAAAGCCAGATTCTGAAGAAGCCAAATTGATGCAAGAGAAAAAATTCCTTGATAATGAACGCCTCGCATGTTCAGCGAAAATTTATGGCGATGTTAAAATCACAACATCTTACTGGTGA
- a CDS encoding (2Fe-2S) ferredoxin domain-containing protein encodes MRFKKHIFICTNTRPPDHPRGSCGRKGAEDLLNKFRKKVAEIGLNKYVRVNSAGCLDACEYGPSLVIYPEAIWYGRVNENDIDKIVNEHLLEGKVIEELLIYDEKFKPELMKVSKIEPLKDIQEQSGE; translated from the coding sequence ATGAGATTTAAAAAGCATATCTTCATCTGCACAAACACTCGTCCGCCTGATCATCCTCGGGGATCATGCGGTAGAAAGGGAGCAGAGGATTTGTTAAACAAGTTCAGAAAAAAAGTCGCAGAGATCGGTTTAAATAAATATGTTCGCGTTAATTCCGCAGGTTGTCTTGATGCCTGTGAATACGGACCGAGCTTGGTAATTTATCCAGAGGCAATTTGGTATGGCAGAGTTAATGAAAACGATATAGATAAAATTGTAAATGAGCACTTGTTGGAAGGAAAAGTGATTGAGGAACTTTTGATTTATGATGAAAAATTTAAGCCGGAACTAATGAAGGTCTCAAAGATTGAACCGTTGAAAGATATCCAAGAACAATCTGGGGAATAA
- the nth gene encoding endonuclease III: protein MAVKSQFAKETTQDKKKRVRKIINVLKKLYPDAKTHLRFSNPLELLVATILAAQCTDERVNKVTEYLFKKYRTAHDYADADLKVLEQEIKPTGFYRNKAKAIKNCCKVLVEKYDGRVPDTLEELVDLPGVGRKTANAVLANAFGKQGIIVDTHLKRVTTRLGLVKSKDPDKIEFELMEIVPKNSWTLFSNIIGEHGRYVCEARKPKCSICKISKLCPSAKV from the coding sequence ATGGCGGTTAAATCTCAATTTGCAAAGGAAACAACACAAGACAAGAAGAAAAGGGTTCGTAAGATCATAAATGTCTTGAAAAAACTTTATCCAGATGCGAAAACTCATCTTAGGTTTTCCAATCCGCTTGAACTTCTCGTTGCGACTATACTTGCAGCGCAGTGCACAGATGAGAGAGTTAACAAGGTCACAGAATATCTTTTCAAAAAATATCGCACCGCCCATGATTATGCCGACGCAGATCTCAAAGTTCTTGAACAAGAGATAAAACCGACAGGATTTTACAGAAATAAAGCAAAAGCGATCAAAAATTGTTGTAAGGTCCTTGTTGAAAAATATGATGGTCGTGTCCCAGATACGCTTGAAGAACTTGTTGATCTACCTGGTGTTGGCAGGAAAACGGCAAATGCTGTTCTTGCGAACGCCTTCGGAAAACAAGGAATAATAGTTGATACACATCTTAAAAGAGTCACCACACGACTTGGGCTTGTAAAGAGCAAGGATCCAGATAAAATTGAGTTTGAACTTATGGAAATAGTCCCGAAAAATAGTTGGACTCTTTTTTCCAACATAATTGGTGAGCATGGAAGATATGTTTGCGAGGCAAGAAAGCCAAAGTGTTCCATCTGTAAAATTAGCAAGCTTTGTCCATCGGCAAAGGTGTGA
- a CDS encoding ABC transporter substrate-binding protein yields the protein MREITIAHSPDSDDAFMFYALVNNKIDTGDLKFINILNDIETLNRKAFEGAYDVTAISFHAYAYVSDKYMLLPCGASMGIGYGPILVSKKQFELNDLKKLTVAVPGTLTSAFLVLKIFEPDVKYKVVQFDKIIDAVLNDEVSAGLLIHEGQLTYSKSGLVKIIDLGEWWYKETGLPLPLGGNAVRKGLDEQLIKRISKYLYESIKFALENRAQALGYALQFARGMDDNLADKFVGMYVNELTLDYGESGRRAVQLFLDIGFERGLIPRKVKVEFAD from the coding sequence ATGAGAGAAATAACCATTGCACATAGCCCGGATTCAGATGACGCATTTATGTTCTATGCTTTAGTAAACAACAAAATTGATACCGGCGATCTAAAATTCATAAATATTTTAAACGATATTGAAACTTTGAACCGGAAGGCTTTTGAAGGTGCTTACGATGTGACGGCGATATCCTTTCATGCTTATGCTTATGTTTCAGATAAATATATGCTTCTTCCGTGCGGTGCGAGCATGGGGATTGGTTATGGACCAATTTTGGTTTCAAAAAAGCAATTTGAATTAAATGATTTAAAGAAATTAACAGTTGCGGTTCCAGGGACATTAACAAGTGCTTTTTTGGTATTGAAAATTTTTGAGCCAGATGTTAAGTATAAAGTGGTTCAGTTTGATAAAATAATAGATGCTGTTTTGAACGATGAGGTCTCTGCTGGGCTTTTGATTCATGAAGGGCAATTGACATATTCAAAATCTGGTCTTGTTAAAATAATTGATCTCGGCGAATGGTGGTATAAAGAAACTGGTTTGCCACTTCCTTTGGGAGGGAATGCCGTAAGGAAAGGCCTTGATGAGCAGTTGATCAAGCGAATTTCAAAATATCTTTATGAAAGTATAAAATTTGCACTTGAAAATAGAGCCCAAGCGCTTGGATACGCATTACAATTTGCAAGGGGAATGGACGATAATCTTGCAGATAAATTTGTTGGAATGTATGTAAACGAATTGACGCTTGATTATGGCGAAAGCGGAAGAAGAGCAGTTCAATTGTTTCTTGACATCGGCTTTGAAAGGGGATTGATACCGAGAAAAGTCAAAGTTGAATTCGCAGATTAA
- a CDS encoding anhydro-N-acetylmuramic acid kinase — protein sequence MIEKLKKLAEKNPKTIIGLMSGTSADGVDVAVIEVLNSGRQTKVKTIGWRTFDFESDLKNMILRNSQPESSRVDEICRLNFLLAHVYADSIFKTLDDLGMKITDVDLIGSHGQTVQHLPVGVEMFGYKVKATLQIGDPGVIAKLTGVPTVGNFRVGDVALGGEGAPLVPYFDYLVFSSSDLNRLVLNIGGIANFTILKRNCDVEDVVAFDTGPGNMVVDALVRIFFNRDYDKDGEIARSGKVSDDLLQKMMEHPFITKKPPKSTGREEFGSSFVSQVLKWGAELSLSPADIIATATEFTVYAIFKNYELFIKPNTEINEVIVSGGGAKNKFMLNSLEKYFKVPVRITDEFGVSSDAKEAICFAVFANETVMGNPINITSVTGARSRTVLGGIYF from the coding sequence ATGATTGAAAAGTTGAAAAAATTAGCTGAAAAAAATCCCAAAACTATAATTGGGTTGATGTCAGGAACATCGGCAGATGGAGTTGATGTCGCAGTGATAGAAGTTTTAAACAGTGGACGACAAACAAAGGTAAAAACCATTGGCTGGCGAACATTTGATTTTGAAAGCGATCTAAAAAATATGATCTTAAGAAATTCACAACCTGAATCAAGCAGGGTTGATGAAATTTGTAGGTTAAACTTTTTGCTTGCTCATGTTTACGCTGATTCAATCTTCAAGACTCTTGATGATCTTGGAATGAAAATAACCGATGTTGATCTAATAGGTTCGCATGGTCAGACGGTACAGCATTTGCCTGTTGGGGTTGAAATGTTTGGTTATAAGGTCAAAGCGACGCTTCAAATAGGTGATCCTGGGGTTATCGCTAAGTTAACGGGGGTTCCAACTGTTGGAAACTTTAGGGTCGGGGATGTGGCTTTAGGTGGGGAAGGTGCTCCGCTCGTTCCTTATTTTGATTATCTTGTCTTCTCTTCAAGTGATTTAAATAGATTAGTTCTTAACATTGGAGGAATTGCCAATTTTACAATTTTGAAAAGAAATTGCGATGTTGAAGATGTGGTTGCTTTTGATACTGGACCTGGAAATATGGTCGTTGATGCCCTTGTAAGGATATTTTTCAATCGTGATTACGACAAAGATGGAGAGATTGCAAGAAGTGGAAAGGTTTCGGATGATTTGCTTCAAAAGATGATGGAGCATCCGTTCATCACAAAAAAACCACCGAAATCAACGGGGCGGGAGGAATTTGGATCATCTTTTGTCAGTCAAGTTTTAAAATGGGGGGCGGAACTTTCGCTTTCACCTGCTGATATAATCGCAACCGCAACTGAGTTCACCGTCTATGCGATATTTAAAAATTATGAGCTCTTCATAAAACCAAATACCGAGATAAACGAAGTAATTGTAAGCGGTGGCGGAGCAAAAAATAAATTTATGCTTAACTCGTTAGAGAAATACTTCAAAGTCCCAGTTCGTATAACTGATGAGTTTGGAGTTTCATCGGATGCCAAGGAAGCAATTTGCTTCGCTGTTTTTGCAAATGAGACAGTGATGGGTAATCCAATTAACATAACTTCGGTCACCGGCGCAAGAAGTAGAACGGTTCTTGGAGGAATTTATTTTTAA
- a CDS encoding glycosyltransferase family 2 protein, whose amino-acid sequence MSQPKVSVIILNWNTKHFLAEFLPTVIQTNYPNLEVIVADNGSTDGSANFVKENFKNVKLITFDKNYGFCGGYNRAVKFASGEYVVLLNSDIEVTPNWLNPIINFMEENKDVFACQPKLLSYFERNRFEYAGASGGFIDKLGYPFCRGRIFNYCEEDLGQYDEIKQVFWATGACMVIRKKFLDEIGFLDEDFFAHMEEIDLCWRANLHGYKIFCIPQSVVYHVGGGTLPKTNPKKTFFNYRNSLIMLEKNLALIELLFVIPLRLLFDILSAFVFLFKGNFGDFIAVFKAHLDFWLKQHKWIKKRIENRKNIKMRKIDNNLIFKGSIVIEHFVLGKKRFSELKF is encoded by the coding sequence ATGTCCCAGCCGAAGGTAAGCGTAATCATACTAAATTGGAACACGAAGCATTTCCTCGCAGAATTTCTGCCAACGGTCATACAAACGAATTATCCTAATCTTGAGGTCATCGTCGCCGACAACGGCTCAACAGATGGAAGTGCCAATTTCGTTAAAGAAAATTTCAAAAATGTAAAACTTATAACTTTTGATAAAAATTACGGCTTTTGCGGAGGATACAACAGGGCTGTTAAATTTGCAAGTGGAGAATATGTCGTGCTTCTAAACTCAGATATTGAAGTCACCCCTAATTGGTTGAATCCGATCATAAACTTTATGGAAGAAAACAAAGATGTATTTGCTTGCCAACCCAAGCTTTTATCTTATTTTGAAAGAAACCGATTTGAATACGCAGGAGCAAGTGGTGGTTTCATAGATAAACTTGGCTATCCATTCTGCCGCGGAAGAATTTTTAATTATTGTGAAGAAGATCTTGGACAATATGACGAAATAAAACAAGTTTTTTGGGCAACTGGTGCTTGTATGGTGATCAGAAAAAAATTTCTTGATGAAATTGGCTTCCTTGATGAAGATTTTTTTGCCCATATGGAAGAAATTGATCTCTGTTGGAGAGCGAACCTTCACGGATATAAAATCTTTTGCATTCCCCAAAGCGTCGTTTACCATGTAGGCGGTGGGACTTTGCCGAAAACAAACCCAAAGAAAACTTTTTTCAATTACAGGAATAGTTTGATAATGCTTGAGAAAAACTTAGCACTTATTGAGCTTCTTTTCGTAATCCCATTGCGTCTTTTATTTGACATATTATCAGCTTTCGTTTTCCTCTTTAAAGGGAACTTTGGCGATTTCATCGCAGTATTCAAAGCACACCTTGACTTTTGGCTTAAGCAACACAAATGGATAAAAAAGAGAATTGAAAACCGCAAAAACATAAAAATGAGAAAAATAGATAACAACCTCATCTTTAAAGGAAGCATCGTGATAGAGCACTTCGTCCTCGGGAAAAAGCGTTTTTCTGAGTTAAAATTTTAA
- a CDS encoding HIT family protein yields the protein MKNFFRYIAFWIFQVKNFPGRNTLRKIMEANLKGSCVFCKIVRGAERAEILYENEHALSILDINPINFGHALVIPKEHYENFLSLPEEIYFDLLKAVKIVSQAIMDSIEPKPEGFNILSNNGFVAGQRIFHFHFHIIPRYSGDGLKYKPVVKRYAKGEFERYASLIRQKINETKIQVT from the coding sequence ATGAAAAACTTTTTTCGCTACATAGCTTTCTGGATTTTTCAAGTGAAAAATTTTCCGGGAAGAAACACATTAAGAAAAATTATGGAAGCAAATTTGAAGGGAAGCTGTGTGTTTTGTAAAATTGTGAGAGGCGCGGAGAGAGCCGAAATTCTTTACGAAAATGAACATGCGCTTTCAATTCTTGATATCAATCCGATTAATTTTGGACATGCACTTGTAATTCCAAAAGAGCATTATGAAAACTTTTTATCTTTGCCCGAGGAAATATACTTTGATCTTTTAAAGGCTGTTAAAATTGTTTCGCAAGCGATCATGGATTCAATAGAGCCGAAACCTGAGGGATTTAATATCTTATCAAACAATGGCTTTGTCGCTGGGCAAAGAATATTCCATTTTCATTTTCATATAATCCCAAGGTATTCTGGCGATGGATTGAAGTATAAACCTGTCGTAAAAAGATACGCAAAGGGCGAGTTTGAAAGATATGCGAGTTTAATAAGACAAAAAATAAATGAAACCAAAATTCAAGTAACTTAG
- the icd gene encoding isocitrate dehydrogenase (NADP(+)), translated as MPYERLVPPSEGEKITVKDGKLHVPDNPIIPFIEGDGTGPDIWRAAQMVFDAAVEKAYGGRRKVVWFEIYAGEKANKVYNREIWLPDDTLEAIKEHIIAIKGPLTTPVGGGIRSLNVTLRQVLDLYACVRPVKYYEGVPSPMKRPQDVNVVIFRENTEDVYAGIEWKMGSAEALKMIDILDREFGIKVRRDSGIGVKPMSEFGSKRLVRKAIKYAIENGRRSVTLVHKGNIMKFTEGAFREWGYQVALEEFREYVITEDELNKDYGGKQPDSKIVIKDRIADNMFQQLITRPAEYDVIATPNLNGDYLSDAAAALVGGLGIAPGGNISDFYAVFEATHGTAPKYAGLDKVNPGSVILSGVMMFEYIGWKEAAKLIEYGLEETIKQKYVTYDFARQMEGAIEVKTSEFAQKMVENMMKCDLEEVLSAK; from the coding sequence ATGCCATACGAAAGATTAGTGCCACCTTCAGAAGGAGAAAAAATAACAGTCAAAGACGGAAAATTACATGTGCCAGATAATCCAATAATTCCGTTTATTGAGGGAGACGGGACAGGACCTGATATATGGAGAGCTGCTCAAATGGTATTTGACGCCGCAGTTGAAAAGGCATATGGAGGGAGAAGAAAAGTCGTATGGTTTGAAATCTACGCTGGTGAAAAAGCAAATAAAGTTTACAATCGCGAGATATGGCTTCCAGATGATACGCTTGAAGCAATCAAAGAACATATAATTGCTATCAAAGGACCTCTGACAACACCAGTTGGAGGAGGAATTAGAAGTTTAAATGTCACATTAAGACAAGTTCTTGATCTATATGCGTGCGTCAGACCTGTTAAGTATTATGAAGGTGTTCCAAGCCCGATGAAACGACCTCAGGATGTTAATGTGGTTATTTTCAGAGAGAATACCGAAGATGTCTATGCTGGGATTGAATGGAAAATGGGATCAGCTGAAGCTTTGAAGATGATTGATATACTTGATAGGGAGTTTGGGATCAAGGTTAGGAGAGATTCTGGTATCGGTGTTAAGCCGATGTCGGAATTTGGTTCAAAGCGACTTGTCAGAAAGGCGATAAAATACGCAATTGAAAATGGACGAAGGAGCGTAACACTTGTTCACAAAGGAAATATAATGAAGTTTACAGAAGGTGCTTTTCGTGAATGGGGATACCAAGTTGCGCTTGAAGAGTTCAGAGAATATGTTATAACTGAAGACGAACTAAACAAAGATTACGGAGGGAAACAGCCAGATAGCAAAATCGTTATCAAAGATAGAATTGCTGATAATATGTTTCAACAGTTGATCACAAGACCGGCTGAATATGATGTCATAGCAACGCCGAATCTAAATGGAGATTACCTTTCGGATGCCGCAGCTGCGCTTGTTGGAGGACTTGGGATTGCGCCTGGTGGAAACATAAGTGATTTTTACGCTGTATTTGAAGCAACTCATGGAACTGCACCTAAATACGCAGGACTTGATAAGGTGAATCCAGGTTCCGTTATTCTTTCTGGCGTTATGATGTTTGAATACATTGGATGGAAAGAGGCAGCTAAATTGATTGAATATGGATTGGAAGAAACGATAAAGCAAAAATATGTCACATATGATTTCGCAAGGCAGATGGAAGGAGCTATTGAAGTTAAGACAAGTGAATTTGCTCAAAAGATGGTTGAAAACATGATGAAGTGCGATTTAGAGGAAGTTTTATCAGCGAAGTGA
- a CDS encoding ABC transporter ATP-binding protein, with product MILRAENIHKIFWLGKNVKIHVLKGIDLEIERGEVVAVVGASGAGKSTLLHILGALDRPTDGKVFVNGVDVFQMNDVELAKFRNKKIGFVFQFHHLLPEFTAIENVAMPAMIAGKRFEEVKGRAYELLKEVGLADRIEHKPSELSGGEQQRVAVARALMNSPEIVLADEPSGNLDSKNAEALHDLIFELNEKHGQTFIIATHNEKLAERADRIVKIVDGKIQEVVTAK from the coding sequence ATAATTTTGCGAGCTGAAAACATACATAAAATCTTTTGGCTCGGTAAAAATGTTAAAATTCATGTCTTGAAAGGTATAGATCTTGAAATTGAAAGAGGAGAAGTGGTTGCGGTGGTAGGTGCTTCTGGAGCTGGGAAGAGCACACTTCTTCATATTCTTGGAGCTCTGGACAGACCAACCGATGGAAAGGTTTTCGTTAACGGAGTTGATGTTTTCCAAATGAACGATGTTGAACTGGCTAAATTTAGGAATAAAAAAATTGGTTTTGTGTTTCAGTTTCATCATCTTTTGCCGGAATTCACCGCAATTGAAAATGTTGCAATGCCAGCAATGATAGCAGGTAAAAGGTTTGAAGAAGTTAAAGGCAGGGCTTATGAGCTTTTAAAGGAGGTCGGTCTTGCAGATAGAATAGAACATAAGCCATCAGAGTTGTCCGGTGGTGAACAGCAAAGGGTTGCTGTTGCGCGAGCATTGATGAATTCTCCTGAGATAGTTCTTGCGGATGAACCATCAGGAAACCTTGATAGTAAAAACGCAGAAGCACTTCATGATTTAATTTTTGAACTTAATGAAAAACATGGTCAAACATTTATAATTGCAACGCACAACGAAAAACTTGCAGAAAGAGCCGATAGAATTGTGAAAATAGTTGATGGAAAAATACAAGAAGTCGTGACAGCAAAATAA